In Oryza glaberrima chromosome 8, OglaRS2, whole genome shotgun sequence, the following are encoded in one genomic region:
- the LOC127782165 gene encoding uncharacterized acetyltransferase At3g50280-like, with protein sequence MEGNTGGVRVVSRRVIRPELPPEHETTVHLTPWDLPLLTAEYIQKGVLLPKPPTGGEHLVEHLASSFARALGRFYPFAGRLAVAEVEDGASPPSSISVFLRCNDEGAEFVHATAPDVAVADIAASLYIPRVVWSFFPLTGLLPAVAAADSLPVLAAQVTELSDGVFIAMSLNHVVGDGTNFWEFMNTWSEISRSRSKLDISPSPPPPSPSPPLVVKRWFLDTCPVPIPLPFAKLEHIIPRRDHPPPPLQECFFAFSAESIRKLKAKANGEIAGAAATISSLQALLAHVWRSVSRAHGLAPRQETAYVLVIGCRGRVSGISPGYVGNAVVPGAVRLTAGEVMERGLGWTAWQLNRFVASLDEAAMRGAIAPWPRAPEFANFAKAAGGTAVHTGSSPRFDVFGNDFGWGRPASVRSGGANKFDGKVTVYEGPGGAGSMSLEVCLAPAALGKLVADEEFMGAVTTP encoded by the coding sequence ATGGAAGGCAACACCGGCGGCGTTCGGGTCGTGTCACGGCGCGTGATCCGGCCGGAGTTGCCGCCGGAGCATGAGACGACGGTGCACCTGACGCCGTGGGATCTCCCTCTGCTCACCGCGGAGTACATCCAGAAGGGCGTCCTTCTGCCCAAGCcgcccaccggcggcgagcacctcgtcgaacacctggcgtCGTCGTTCGCTCGCGCACTCGGCCGCTTCTACcccttcgccggccgcctcgccgtggCCGAGGTGGAGGACGGAGCGTCGCCTCCGAGCAGCATCTCCGTGTTCTTGCGCTGCAACGACGAAGGCGCTGAGTTCGTCCACGCCACGGcgcccgacgtcgccgtcgccgacatcgccgcctcGCTGTACATTCCGCGGGTGGTCTGGTCCTTCTTCCCGCTCACCGGGCTGCTTCCCGCGGTCGCTGCGGCGGACTCCCTGCCGGTTCTTGCCGCGCAGGTCACCGAGCTCTCCGACGGCGTGTTCATCGCCATGTCGCTCAACCatgtcgtcggcgacggcaccAATTTCTGGGAGTTCATGAACACATGGTCGGAGATCAGTCGAAGCAGAAGCAAACTGGacatctcgccgtcgccgccgccgccgtcgccgtcgccacctctGGTGGTGAAGAGGTGGTTCCTGGACACCTGCCCGGTGCCGATCCCTCTGCCGTTCGCCAAGCTCGAGCACATCATCCCGCGACGCGACCACCCACCACCTCCATTGCAAGAGTGCTTCTTCGCTTTCTCCGCGGAGAGCATAAGGAAGCTCAAGGCGAAGGCGAACGGCgagatcgccggcgccgccgccaccatctcctccctccAGGCCCTGCTCGCTCATGTTTGGCGCTCGGTGTCGCGAGCTCAtggcctcgcgccgcgccaGGAGACGGCGTACGTACTGGTCATCGGTTGCCGGGGGCGCGTGAGCGGCATCTCGCCGGGGTACGTGGGGAACGCCGTCGTGCCCGGCGCGGTGAGGCTGACGGCCGGCGAGGTCATGGAGAGAGGGCTCGGGTGGACGGCGTGGCAGCTGAACCGCTTCGTGGCGTCGCTCGACGAGGCCGCCATGCGGGGCGCGATCGCGCCGTGGCCGCGGGCGCCGGAGTTCGCCAACTTCGCGAAGGCGGCGGGAGGCACCGCCGTCCACACGGGGAGCTCGCCGCGGTTCGACGTGTTCGGCAACGACTTCGGgtgggggaggccggcgagcgtgcggagcggcggcgcgaacaAGTTCGACGGCAAGGTGACGGTGTACGAGGGGCCGGGCGGTGCCGGGAGCATGTCGCTGGAGGTTTGCCTGGCTCCGGCGGCGCTGGGgaagctcgtcgccgacgaggagttCATGGGCGCGGTGACCACGCCGTGA
- the LOC127782162 gene encoding uncharacterized acetyltransferase At3g50280-like gives MNADELFLSDKFRSSTALPSQNTGVSDTNFATALASLLYLATHTALELATKMEANTGGGGGGSGVLVVSRRMIRPEFKELPPEHDTTVHLTPWDLRLLTVENIQKGILLPKPPTGGETLVEHLASSFARALGRFYPFAGRLVVEEVDGGASPASSVSVSLRCNDEGAEFVHAAAPDVAVADIAASLHIPRVVWSFFPLNGVVAAHAATESLPVLSTQVTELSDGVFIAMSVNHVVGDGTNFWEFMNTWSEISRSSGGELGISPSASTSTSRPLVVKRWFLDNCTVPIPLPFAKLEQIIPRSEHQAPVQECFFAFSAASIRKLKAKANDEIAGAAVAISSLQALLALVWRAVSRARGLAPRQETAYVVVVGCRGRVGGISSGYMGNAVVPGAVRLTAGEIMERGLGWTAWQLNKYVASFDEAAMRGALASWPRRPDFFSVLSLLGGAAIITGSSPRFDVFGNDFGWGRPATVRSGGANKFDGKVTVYEGPDGAGSMSLEVCLTPAALAKLVADEEFMGAVTTP, from the coding sequence ATGAATGCTGATGAGTTGTTCCTTTCAGATAAATTCAGAAGTAGCACGGCTTTGCCTTCACAAAACACCGGAGTTTCAGATACCAATTTTGCTACTGCTCTGGCTTCCCTCCTCTACTTAGCCACCCACACTGCTCTGGAGTTGGCAACCAAAATGGAAGCcaacaccggcggcggcggcggcggcagcggcgtcctcGTCGTGTCACGCCGCATGATCCGGCCGGAGTTCAAGGAGCTGCCGCCGGAGCATGATACGACGGTTCACCTGACGCCGTGGGATCTCCGGCTGCTCACCGTGGAGAACATCCAGAAGGGCATCCTCCTTCCCAAGCCACCCACCGGCGGCGAGACTctcgtcgaacacctggcgtCGTCGTTCGCTCGTGCACTCGGCCGCTTCTACcccttcgccggccgcctcgtcgtgGAAGAGGTGGATGGCGGAGCGTCGCCTGCGAGCAGCGTATCCGTCTCGCTGCGCTGCAACGACGAAGGCGCTGAGTTCGTCCACGCCGCGGcgcccgacgtcgccgtcgccgacatcgccgcctcGCTGCACATTCCACGCGTGGTCTGGTCCTTCTTCCCGCTCAATGGAGTGGTTGCTGCACACGCCGCGACGGAATCCCTGCCGGTTCTGTCCACGCAGGTCACCGAGCTCTCTGACGGCGTGTTCATCGCCATGTCTGTCAAccacgtcgtcggcgacggcaccAATTTCTGGGAGTTCATGAACACATGGTCGGAGATCAGTCGAAGTAGCGGCGGCGAACTGGGCATCTCGCCatcggcgtcgacgtcgactTCGCGGCCTCTGGTGGTCAAGAGGTGGTTCTTGGACAACTGCACGGTGCCGATCCCTCTGCCGTTCGCCAAGCTCGAGCAGATCATCCCGCGAAGCGAGCACCAAGCGCCGGTGCAGGAATGCTTCTTCGCTTTCTCCGCGGCGAGCATAAGGAAGCTGAAGGCGAAGGCGAACGACgagatcgccggcgccgccgtcgccatctcctCCCTCCAGGCGCTGCTCGCGCTCGTGTGGCGCGCGGTTTCGCGAGCCcgcggcctcgcgccgcgccaGGAGACGGCGTACGTGGTGGTCGTCGGGTGCCGGGGACGCGTGGGCGGCATCTCGTCGGGGTACATGGGGAACGCCGTGGTGCCCGGCGCGGTGAGGCTGACGGCCGGCGAGATCATGGAGAGGGGGCTCGGGTGGACGGCGTGGCAGCTGAACAAGTACGTGGCGTCGTTCGACGAGGCGGCCATGAGGGGCGCGCTGGCgtcgtggccgcggcggccggactTCTTCTCCGTCCTGAGcctgctcggcggcgccgccatcatCACGGGGAGCTCGCCACGGTTCGACGTGTTCGGCAACGACTTCGGgtgggggaggccggcgaccgtgcggagcggcggcgcgaacaAGTTCGACGGGAAGGTGACGGTGTACGAGGGGCCGGACGGCGCCGGGAGCATGTCGCTGGAGGTTTGCCTGACTCCGGCGGCGCTGGcgaagctcgtcgccgacgaggagttCATGGGCGCGGTGACCACGCCATGA